GCCAGCTCGGCCTGCGGTTGTGGTCACTCCTTCCGCACCGATGGGCAGGACGCCCCCGAGCATCACGGCGAAGCCGGTTGCGGCTGCGGTGGCCACGGCGAGCACGCCCACAGCCATGCGGGCGGCGGCAGCTGTGGCTGCGGCGCACACTAACGTAAACGTGCGGCGCACACTAACGTGACCATATGCAACAAAAAGGCTGCTCAATGAGCAGCCTTTTTTTATTACGCTGACGGGTGCTTATTTGCGGCGCTTGATGAGCGCAACGGCCAGCAGGCTGGAGATCAACACCAGTACCAGCAACGTAATGCGCAGCGCCCCGCCCTGCTCGGGGTTAGTGATCCCGTTCTGCACAACAAACCAACCATTCAAGCCCAGGTAGGCTAGCAAAGCCAGCCAGCCGCGCCCGGTTGGCTGGCGCATGGCTACTAGTGCCCAGCCAGCCAGGATCAGGCTGGCCAGGATGCGTACCCACTCCACCTGGCCCGTGCTGACATGCAGCAAAATATCCGCAGCTTGCACCAGCAACAATAGACTGGTCAAAGTCTTGGCACTCTTCATTCTTTTGCTCTCCTCAATGATGACGACGGTGAGTTAGCGCTCACGCACATAGCTAATCGCAGCAGCAAACAGCCCCATTAACCCCACGCCGGTAATGAGCATGCCGACGGGCACGCCCCCCACGCGGCCAGTGCCAGACTGTTCAAACTGCGGAATCTCCAAAGGCTCGGCTGGCGTGAAGGTGGGCATGCGCGTGGCCGGGATCTCCAGGATGAACTGCGCCGCCAGGGTTGGATCCACCGTGGGGGTGACGCGCGGCGTGGGCGTCGGCGGCGGCTCGATGATCGACAGCTCCTGCTGCGGATCCGGGCGGAACAAGCTCACCAGCGGGGCATACACCCAGGCTACGCCCTCGGGGACGGCGGGGTAGAAGACCTGGATCCATTCGCCGGCAACCGAGCGGCCTTTGGCCGCCACGCGCTCCCCGCCAATCAGCACGCCGACGGTGGGGTAATCGGTGCCCGGGCCGCTGCGCACATTCACCTGGACATGCGAGGAATCAACGATGATGTATGCGCCCACCGGGGTGCCGGTAACGGTAGCCATGGAGACGGTAGGCTGCTGCGCGA
The DNA window shown above is from Anaerolineales bacterium and carries:
- a CDS encoding SH3 domain-containing protein; the protein is MKPSRIFSISCAIVLAGLFSLLLAPLAAQAAPLAQQPTVSMATVTGTPVGAYIIVDSSHVQVNVRSGPGTDYPTVGVLIGGERVAAKGRSVAGEWIQVFYPAVPEGVAWVYAPLVSLFRPDPQQELSIIEPPPTPTPRVTPTVDPTLAAQFILEIPATRMPTFTPAEPLEIPQFEQSGTGRVGGVPVGMLITGVGLMGLFAAAISYVRER